Proteins co-encoded in one Prunus persica cultivar Lovell chromosome G6, Prunus_persica_NCBIv2, whole genome shotgun sequence genomic window:
- the LOC109949595 gene encoding histidine-containing phosphotransfer protein 5-like, whose translation MSGKELGQEFKELVSSLQDQGILDEQFDQMKAVQNERNPCFVANLITTFLGDVENILAQLSTYLSAEDPDEVNYPQVATLALTLKYSVGGCRMALACSQLRDASDANDHEECIIVLDLVNQQFLILRENLNHIFRYR comes from the exons atgtctGGGAAGGAACTTGGCCAAGAGTTCAAGGAACTCGTCAGCTCCTTGCAAGACCAA GGAATTTTGGACGAGCAATTTGATCAAATGAAAGCAGTTCAGAATGAACGAAATCCTTGCTTTGTTGCGAATTTGATCACCACATTCCTTGGTGatgttgaaaatattttggcaCAACTCAGCACATATCT gAGTGCTGAGGATCCTGATGAAGTCAACTATCCCCAGGTGGCAACTCTTGCCCTCACGCTCAAG TACAGTGTTGGTGGTTGCCGGATGGCGTTAGCCTGTAGCCAGCTCCGAGATGCAAGCGATGCAAATGACCATGAAGA GTGCATTATTGTTCTTGACCTTGTTAACCAACAGTTTCTCATCTTGCGGGAGAATCTGAATCATATTTTCAGGTACCGGTAA
- the LOC109949594 gene encoding uncharacterized protein LOC109949594, which produces MAGRTDIAEQLKELISSLKEQGILDEKFDEVMRRLKDERNPRFAVEIINHFYGDAENNLAELTYLSVVPIIDYPQLTNVALNLKEACSSFGCSRMAIACGELRDASEAKNKEG; this is translated from the exons ATGGCTGGGAGGACGGACATTGCCGAACAGCTCAAGGAACTCATCTCCTCCTTGAAAGAACAG GGTATTCTAGATGAGAAGTTTGATGAAGTGATGAGACGGTTGAAAGATGAACGAAACCCTCGCTTTGCTGTTGAAATCATAAACCACTTCTACGGTGATGCTGAAAATAACCTAGCAGAACTTACATACCT GAGTGTTGTTCCTATCATCGACTATCCTCAGCTGACAAATGTCGCCCTCAATCTCAAGGAAGCTTGCTCAAG TTTTGGTTGCAGCCGGATGGCCATTGCCTGCGGCGAGCTCCGAGATGCAAGTGAAGCAAAGAACAAAGAAGGGTAA